A genomic region of Devosia ginsengisoli contains the following coding sequences:
- a CDS encoding leucyl aminopeptidase family protein: MPKAPVLPLICVEEGGLAAANLSATHAAWAQANGFSGQRGRLLALPGQGGAVDAFLFGTGEADTRPALVTGLAGAALASGAYRLEGALADPDLAALGFRLGAYRFDRYRQGKPAPTLADPGPAEVTHLVEAATLARDLINTPANDLGPDAFEAAIRAFAKSRKMDIKVTAGDALLKANFPMIHVVGRASPEAPRLVDLTWGKAGDPKVTLVGKGVTFDTGGLDIKSASGMLIMKKDMGGAANVLGLAHAIVSAKLRVRLRVLIPIVENAIAGASFRPGDVLKSRKGLTVEIGNTDAEGRLILADALALADEEKPELLLDMATLTGAARVALGPDLPPLYSTDDTLARALMASGTTSDDPLWHMPLWSPYDSMMSSKIADVNNAATGGFAGSVTAALFLRRFVANAGAWVHLDIYGWAPEARPGRSQGGTDQGIRAVYGVLKQRYS, encoded by the coding sequence ATGCCCAAAGCCCCCGTCCTGCCCCTCATCTGCGTCGAAGAGGGTGGGCTCGCCGCCGCCAATCTGTCCGCGACCCACGCAGCCTGGGCCCAGGCCAACGGCTTTTCCGGCCAGCGCGGGCGCCTGCTGGCGCTGCCGGGGCAGGGTGGGGCGGTCGATGCCTTTCTCTTCGGCACGGGCGAAGCCGACACCCGGCCGGCTCTGGTCACAGGCCTTGCCGGCGCTGCCCTCGCGTCAGGCGCCTATCGCCTCGAAGGCGCCCTGGCCGATCCTGATCTCGCCGCCCTCGGCTTCCGTCTCGGCGCCTATCGCTTCGATCGCTACCGCCAGGGCAAGCCCGCGCCCACCCTTGCCGATCCCGGCCCAGCCGAAGTCACGCACCTGGTCGAAGCCGCTACCCTGGCGCGCGACCTCATCAATACCCCGGCCAATGACCTCGGCCCCGACGCCTTCGAGGCCGCAATCCGCGCCTTCGCCAAATCCCGCAAGATGGACATCAAGGTCACCGCAGGCGATGCCCTGCTCAAGGCCAATTTCCCGATGATCCACGTCGTCGGTCGCGCCAGTCCCGAGGCGCCGCGCCTCGTCGACCTCACCTGGGGCAAGGCCGGCGATCCCAAGGTGACGCTGGTCGGCAAGGGCGTCACCTTCGATACCGGCGGCCTCGACATCAAATCCGCTTCCGGCATGCTGATCATGAAGAAGGATATGGGTGGCGCCGCCAACGTGCTCGGCCTCGCCCATGCCATCGTCTCGGCAAAACTGCGCGTCCGCCTGCGCGTACTGATCCCCATCGTCGAAAACGCCATTGCCGGCGCCTCCTTCCGCCCCGGCGACGTGCTCAAATCCCGCAAGGGCCTCACCGTCGAAATCGGCAATACCGATGCCGAAGGCCGCCTCATCCTCGCCGACGCGCTGGCCCTCGCCGATGAGGAAAAGCCCGAACTCCTCCTCGACATGGCCACGCTGACCGGTGCCGCCCGCGTCGCCCTCGGCCCCGATCTGCCGCCGCTCTACAGCACCGACGATACCCTCGCTCGCGCCCTCATGGCATCAGGCACCACCAGCGACGATCCCCTGTGGCACATGCCCCTCTGGTCGCCCTACGATTCGATGATGAGTTCCAAGATTGCCGATGTGAACAACGCTGCCACCGGCGGTTTTGCCGGCTCGGTCACCGCCGCCCTGTTCCTGCGCCGCTTCGTCGCCAATGCCGGTGCCTGGGTCCATCTCGATATCTATGGCTGGGCCCCCGAAGCCCGCCCCGGCCGCAGCCAGGGCGGCACCGACCAGGGCATCCGCGCCGTCTATGGTGTGCTGAAACAGCGATATAGTTGA
- a CDS encoding bifunctional helix-turn-helix transcriptional regulator/GNAT family N-acetyltransferase: protein MSVNPADIAQVRAFNRFYTKIIGLLEEGMHKSAFGLAEARVIYELGKRGRATSAAIAGSLDMDRGQMSRLILRLVDQGVVAVLPRGADKRSTPLALTPEGDAVYRRFNEMSDAAVVSGLLEPLDEFGRRDLVSAMRRIEALLAEPGDTPLVLRPHRVGDIGWLIHRQGLLYHLEQGWNGEFETLITRIYAEYEAAPATPPKSLFIAEQDGEIAGSVFIIPAEEAGTAQLRMLYTEPAFRGRGIGKRLVEEAVRFSRASGYQRVILWTQDCLVSARRIYQAAGFQLIREEKHHSFGVDLNGQYWALEL, encoded by the coding sequence ATGTCCGTCAATCCCGCCGATATTGCGCAGGTCCGCGCCTTCAATCGCTTCTACACTAAAATCATCGGCCTGCTCGAAGAGGGCATGCATAAAAGCGCCTTCGGCCTCGCCGAGGCCCGGGTGATCTACGAGCTGGGCAAGCGCGGCCGTGCCACCTCGGCGGCCATTGCGGGCAGTCTCGACATGGATCGCGGCCAGATGAGCCGCCTCATTCTGCGGCTGGTCGATCAGGGCGTTGTCGCCGTGCTGCCGCGCGGCGCCGACAAGCGCTCCACGCCCCTGGCCCTGACCCCGGAAGGCGATGCGGTCTATCGCCGCTTCAACGAGATGAGCGATGCCGCCGTCGTCAGCGGCCTGCTCGAGCCACTGGATGAATTCGGTCGGCGCGACCTCGTCAGCGCCATGCGCCGCATCGAGGCACTGCTGGCCGAGCCCGGCGATACCCCGCTCGTCCTGCGCCCCCATCGCGTCGGCGATATCGGCTGGCTCATCCATCGCCAGGGCCTGCTCTACCATCTCGAACAGGGCTGGAATGGCGAGTTCGAGACGCTCATCACCCGCATCTATGCCGAATACGAAGCCGCCCCCGCCACGCCACCCAAATCCCTTTTCATCGCCGAGCAGGATGGCGAGATCGCTGGTTCGGTCTTCATCATCCCGGCTGAAGAAGCCGGCACCGCCCAGCTCCGCATGCTCTATACCGAACCCGCCTTTCGCGGCCGTGGCATCGGCAAGCGCCTCGTCGAGGAAGCCGTCCGCTTCTCCCGCGCCTCGGGCTACCAGCGCGTCATTCTCTGGACCCAGGATTGCCTGGTCTCGGCCCGCCGCATCTATCAGGCCGCCGGTTTCCAATTGATCCGCGAGGAAAAGCACCACTCCTTCGGCGTGGACCTCAACGGGCAATATTGGGCGCTGGAACTGTAG